A stretch of Apodemus sylvaticus chromosome 18, mApoSyl1.1, whole genome shotgun sequence DNA encodes these proteins:
- the LOC127668578 gene encoding zinc finger protein 709-like isoform X3: protein MHHGINWECWDLETYFRSLERNLRVQVIKRDCELTNSGLCGETVAQPKLPECHTVSQSSLKRHTTSNSKYRPCDYQKYVKKYYLCKICDKAFTCLGSLKKHKKIHAGEKPYKCKYCEKTFSYLHFVKRHMLTHNADRHRCKVCREIFPNAVTLREHKAIHSGEIPECKECGRMFWTSSSLDMHKRLHTTEKLYECKHCGKAFMSYCSFQLHKRTHTGEKPYECKQCGKTFRHSSHVQAHKRIHTGEKPYECMQCGKTFTSGHCARRHLGTHSGAWPYKCDVCGKAYPYVYSLRNHKKSHNEEKLYECKQCGKAFKYISSLRNHETTHTGEKPYECKECGKTFSCSSYIQNHMRTHKRQSYDCKECGKVFSYSKSLRRHMTTHS, encoded by the coding sequence AGTCCAAGTGATAAAGAGAGACTGTGAACTTACAAACAGTGGCCTATGTGGAGAAACAGTTGCCCAGCCAAAACTTCCTGAATGTCACACTGTCAGTCAGTCATCCCTGAAGAGGCACACTACATCCAACTCTAAATACAGACCATGTGACTATCAGAAATATGTAAAGAAATACTATTTATGTAAAATATGTGATAAAGCCTTTACGTGCCTTGGCTcccttaaaaaacataaaaagatccacgctggagagaaaccatataaaTGTAAGTATTGTGAGAAAACCTTCAGCTACCTCCACTTTGTTAAAAGGCATATGCTAACTCATAATGCAGACAGGCATAGATGCAAGGTATGTAGAGAAATATTCCCTAATGCTGTTACTCTTAGGGAGCATAAAGCAATTCACTCTGGAGAGATTCCTGAATGTAAGGAGTGCGGAAGAATGTTCTGGACTTCTAGTTCCCTGGACATGCATAAAAGGCTTCATACAACAGaaaaactttatgaatgtaaacaCTGCGGGAAAGCCTTCATGAGCTACTGTTCTTTTCAACTGCATAAAAGGACTCACACTggggagaaaccctatgaatgtaagcaGTGTGGGAAAACCTTCAGACATTCCAGCCATGTTCAAGCACATAAACgaattcacactggagagaaaccgtaTGAATGTATGCAGTGCGGGAAGACATTCACGTCTGGCCACTGTGCCAGAAGACATTTAGGAACGCACAGTGGAGCCTGGCCTTACAAATGTGACGTGTGTGGAAAAGCTTATCCCTATGTGTATTCCCTTCGAAATCATAAAAAAAGCCACAATGAAGaaaaactttatgaatgtaaacaatgtggaaaagcctttaaATACATTTCTTCTTTACGCAACCATGAGACcactcacactggagagaagccttatgaatgtaagGAGTGTGGGAAAACCTTCAGTTGTTCCAGCTACATTCAGAATCACATGAGAACGCACAAAAGGCAGTCCTATGATTGTAAGGAGTGCGGTAAGGTGTTCTCATATTCCAAAAGTCTTCGGAGACACATGACTACACATAGTTAA
- the LOC127668578 gene encoding zinc finger protein 709-like isoform X2 has product MQETCRHLSSVGINWECWDLETYFRSLERNLRVQVIKRDCELTNSGLCGETVAQPKLPECHTVSQSSLKRHTTSNSKYRPCDYQKYVKKYYLCKICDKAFTCLGSLKKHKKIHAGEKPYKCKYCEKTFSYLHFVKRHMLTHNADRHRCKVCREIFPNAVTLREHKAIHSGEIPECKECGRMFWTSSSLDMHKRLHTTEKLYECKHCGKAFMSYCSFQLHKRTHTGEKPYECKQCGKTFRHSSHVQAHKRIHTGEKPYECMQCGKTFTSGHCARRHLGTHSGAWPYKCDVCGKAYPYVYSLRNHKKSHNEEKLYECKQCGKAFKYISSLRNHETTHTGEKPYECKECGKTFSCSSYIQNHMRTHKRQSYDCKECGKVFSYSKSLRRHMTTHS; this is encoded by the coding sequence AGTCCAAGTGATAAAGAGAGACTGTGAACTTACAAACAGTGGCCTATGTGGAGAAACAGTTGCCCAGCCAAAACTTCCTGAATGTCACACTGTCAGTCAGTCATCCCTGAAGAGGCACACTACATCCAACTCTAAATACAGACCATGTGACTATCAGAAATATGTAAAGAAATACTATTTATGTAAAATATGTGATAAAGCCTTTACGTGCCTTGGCTcccttaaaaaacataaaaagatccacgctggagagaaaccatataaaTGTAAGTATTGTGAGAAAACCTTCAGCTACCTCCACTTTGTTAAAAGGCATATGCTAACTCATAATGCAGACAGGCATAGATGCAAGGTATGTAGAGAAATATTCCCTAATGCTGTTACTCTTAGGGAGCATAAAGCAATTCACTCTGGAGAGATTCCTGAATGTAAGGAGTGCGGAAGAATGTTCTGGACTTCTAGTTCCCTGGACATGCATAAAAGGCTTCATACAACAGaaaaactttatgaatgtaaacaCTGCGGGAAAGCCTTCATGAGCTACTGTTCTTTTCAACTGCATAAAAGGACTCACACTggggagaaaccctatgaatgtaagcaGTGTGGGAAAACCTTCAGACATTCCAGCCATGTTCAAGCACATAAACgaattcacactggagagaaaccgtaTGAATGTATGCAGTGCGGGAAGACATTCACGTCTGGCCACTGTGCCAGAAGACATTTAGGAACGCACAGTGGAGCCTGGCCTTACAAATGTGACGTGTGTGGAAAAGCTTATCCCTATGTGTATTCCCTTCGAAATCATAAAAAAAGCCACAATGAAGaaaaactttatgaatgtaaacaatgtggaaaagcctttaaATACATTTCTTCTTTACGCAACCATGAGACcactcacactggagagaagccttatgaatgtaagGAGTGTGGGAAAACCTTCAGTTGTTCCAGCTACATTCAGAATCACATGAGAACGCACAAAAGGCAGTCCTATGATTGTAAGGAGTGCGGTAAGGTGTTCTCATATTCCAAAAGTCTTCGGAGACACATGACTACACATAGTTAA